In Aegilops tauschii subsp. strangulata cultivar AL8/78 chromosome 3, Aet v6.0, whole genome shotgun sequence, one genomic interval encodes:
- the LOC109746999 gene encoding uncharacterized protein isoform X2, whose protein sequence is MDVGWRKKAEAAMDLGSRKNWGAYTGIFIVLMLVIAAIPHDEDYHDFADQRTLFLGIPNTLNVVSMIPFFFVGLARLILNHCESYCRPCSQRRLYTLLFAGVSVVGFGSFFYHLNPKNDTLFWDTLSMMIAFTSFEAILIIERFDDWAGTKSFESTSYWLWAAGFYVLARVEEVADKPIYTWTLHIVSGHTLGHLCAAMVPLFFILMLVKRTRPIQPERHMIVHHQLKLAFMICLLVPKMIYLWMPKLQVSAIMYEISILMWEFSARYVANQAKTSEERGMLETPIRARQIVPRIRGLYGMDIYKNKVLEFLQSERSDESIFGLWGTSGVGKTRLLSLIADSYADSFRHVIFLDGGSSVRVMQNHVAYFLKLDWETISLLEEHYTELKSSWGT, encoded by the exons ATGGATGTGGGGTGGAGGAAGAAGGCGGAGGCGGCGATGGATTTGGGGAGTAGGAAGAATTGGGGGGCGTATACGGGCA TATTCATTGTGCTCATGCTTGTCATAGCCGCTATCCCGCATGATGAGGACTATCACGACTTTGCCGACCAACGCACACTTTTCCTTG GGATCCCTAATACGCTGAATGTGGTCTCAATGATCCCCTTCTTTTTTGTCGGTCTTGCCAGGCTCATCCTTAACCACTGCGAAAGCTACTGTAGGCCATG CTCACAGAGGCGTCTCTATACACTCCTTTTTGCTGGTGTCAGTGTTGTTGGTTTTGGTTCATTCTTTTACCATCTCAACCCGAAAAATGACACCCTATTTTGGGACACATTGTCA ATGATGATCGCTTTCACATCTTTCGAGGCCATTTTGATTATCGAAAGGTTTGATGATTGGGCAGGAACAAAGTCGTTTGAATCAACGAGCTACTGGTTATGGGCAGCAG GATtttacgttcttgcaagagtagAAGAAGTTGCAGACAAACCAATTTATACGTGGACACTTCATATTGTCAGTGGGCATACTCTTGGTCATTTATGTGCTGCAATGGTGCCTCTTTTTTTCATTCTCATGTTAGTGAAAAGGACAAGGCCAATTCAACCAGAAAG ACACATGATTGTGCATCATCAATTAAAGCTTGCTTTCATGATCTGCTTATTGGTGCCCAAGATGATCTACCTATGGATGCCCAAGTTACAG GTTAGTGCCATAATGTATGAAATCAGCATTTTGATGTGGGAGTTCAGTGCTCGTTATGTGGCTAATCAGGCAAAGACCTCTGAGGAGCGAGGAATGTTAGAAACCCCAATTCGTGCTCGGCAAATAGTGCCTCGTATTCGCGGCCTTTATGGGATGGATATTTATAAGAATAAGGTCTTAGAATTCTTACAAAGTGAACGATCGGATGAGTCTATATTTGGATTATGGGGCACGTCAGGTGTTGGCAAGACACGGCTTCTTTCACTCATCGCTGATAGCTATGCTGATTCATTTCGTCATGTCATATTTCTTGATGGTGGCAGTAGCGTGAGAGTTATGCAAAATCATGTCGCATATTTTTTGAAATTGGATTGGGAGACAATCTCATTGTTAGAGGAGCATTATACCGAGCTAAAATCATCATGGGGTACCTAG
- the LOC109746999 gene encoding uncharacterized protein isoform X1 has protein sequence MYYSCDVMDVGWRKKAEAAMDLGSRKNWGAYTGIFIVLMLVIAAIPHDEDYHDFADQRTLFLGIPNTLNVVSMIPFFFVGLARLILNHCESYCRPCSQRRLYTLLFAGVSVVGFGSFFYHLNPKNDTLFWDTLSMMIAFTSFEAILIIERFDDWAGTKSFESTSYWLWAAGFYVLARVEEVADKPIYTWTLHIVSGHTLGHLCAAMVPLFFILMLVKRTRPIQPERHMIVHHQLKLAFMICLLVPKMIYLWMPKLQVSAIMYEISILMWEFSARYVANQAKTSEERGMLETPIRARQIVPRIRGLYGMDIYKNKVLEFLQSERSDESIFGLWGTSGVGKTRLLSLIADSYADSFRHVIFLDGGSSVRVMQNHVAYFLKLDWETISLLEEHYTELKSSWGT, from the exons ATGTACTATAGCTGTGATGTGATGGATGTGGGGTGGAGGAAGAAGGCGGAGGCGGCGATGGATTTGGGGAGTAGGAAGAATTGGGGGGCGTATACGGGCA TATTCATTGTGCTCATGCTTGTCATAGCCGCTATCCCGCATGATGAGGACTATCACGACTTTGCCGACCAACGCACACTTTTCCTTG GGATCCCTAATACGCTGAATGTGGTCTCAATGATCCCCTTCTTTTTTGTCGGTCTTGCCAGGCTCATCCTTAACCACTGCGAAAGCTACTGTAGGCCATG CTCACAGAGGCGTCTCTATACACTCCTTTTTGCTGGTGTCAGTGTTGTTGGTTTTGGTTCATTCTTTTACCATCTCAACCCGAAAAATGACACCCTATTTTGGGACACATTGTCA ATGATGATCGCTTTCACATCTTTCGAGGCCATTTTGATTATCGAAAGGTTTGATGATTGGGCAGGAACAAAGTCGTTTGAATCAACGAGCTACTGGTTATGGGCAGCAG GATtttacgttcttgcaagagtagAAGAAGTTGCAGACAAACCAATTTATACGTGGACACTTCATATTGTCAGTGGGCATACTCTTGGTCATTTATGTGCTGCAATGGTGCCTCTTTTTTTCATTCTCATGTTAGTGAAAAGGACAAGGCCAATTCAACCAGAAAG ACACATGATTGTGCATCATCAATTAAAGCTTGCTTTCATGATCTGCTTATTGGTGCCCAAGATGATCTACCTATGGATGCCCAAGTTACAG GTTAGTGCCATAATGTATGAAATCAGCATTTTGATGTGGGAGTTCAGTGCTCGTTATGTGGCTAATCAGGCAAAGACCTCTGAGGAGCGAGGAATGTTAGAAACCCCAATTCGTGCTCGGCAAATAGTGCCTCGTATTCGCGGCCTTTATGGGATGGATATTTATAAGAATAAGGTCTTAGAATTCTTACAAAGTGAACGATCGGATGAGTCTATATTTGGATTATGGGGCACGTCAGGTGTTGGCAAGACACGGCTTCTTTCACTCATCGCTGATAGCTATGCTGATTCATTTCGTCATGTCATATTTCTTGATGGTGGCAGTAGCGTGAGAGTTATGCAAAATCATGTCGCATATTTTTTGAAATTGGATTGGGAGACAATCTCATTGTTAGAGGAGCATTATACCGAGCTAAAATCATCATGGGGTACCTAG